The DNA window GACGTCCCGACGCGTCATCTTCGAGTCGGTGTCGCTGTACTTTCTGGGCATTCTCCCGTTCACGACGTACAACTGGGGTGTGCTCATGAATCTCGCCTATCAGGAAAACGCACTGACCAGGTCAGAGCTGCTTCCGTGGCTCGTGTTTCCGATGATTACCATCATATTGATGTCGTTCGCGTTCGTTCTGCTTTCACAAGCGATGGACGCTATCTTCAACGTGCGACTCCAGGCACGCCACGCGGAGACGATCGACGAAGAAGAGGTGACGGGATGAACACTGAACAGGAGGGGCGACGATGACCGACGACGTCGCCATCGAGATCCGTGATCTCGACGTGACGTTTGGCGTCGAGCGCGGAGAATCGAACGTCGTCAGAAGCGTCGATTTCGACGTGTATCGAGAAGAGACGCTGGGAATCGTCGGGGAAAGCGGCAGCGGCAAATCGATGGTTGCGCTGTCGTTGCTCGATGCGATTCCCGAACCCGGAACAGTGTCCGGAGAGGTGACGTACTACCCCGAAACCGGCGATCCGGTCTCGGTGCTTGACCTCGATCCCGAGGAGCTGCGACGGTTCCGTTGGGAGCAGGTCGCGATGGTGTTCCAAGGGGCGATGACTTCGTTCAACCCCGTGTTGTCGATACGAGAACACTTCCGAGAGACGCTTCAAGATCACGGGTACGACGTTCCGGAAGGTATGGAACGAGGCAGGGAGATCCTCGAACAGTTGTATCTGGATCCCGATCGGGTGTTGGATTCGCATCCACACGAGCTGTCCGGTGGGATGCAACAGCGCACGCTCATCGCGCTGAGTCTCCTCCTCGAACCGGAGGTGTTGCTGCTCGACGAGCCGACGGCGGCACTGGACTTGCTCATGCAGCGGTCGATCATCGATCTCCTCCGAGAGATCCGAGCGACGTTCGACCTCACGCTGGTGTTCATCACCCACGACTTACCGCTATTGACGAAGATCGCGGACAGGATGGCAGTGATGTACGCTTTCGACTTCGTGGAGGTCGCCGAAACCGACCAGCTGTTGTACCACAGCGCCCACCCCTACACGCGGGCGCTCCTATCGACGACGCCGGATCTCACGACGCCGCCCGGGGAGATACGAACGATCGAGGGGAACAAGCCCGATCCGGTGGAGTACATCTCGGGCTGCTCGTACCATCCGCGCTGTCCGATGGACGAAGAGAAATGTCACTCGGTCGAACCAGGACTGACGACCGTCGGACCCGAACACGAAGCGTCCTGTCATTACCATGGGGACGTCGCCGATAACGTTCCGATTCGGAACAAACCACGGGGTGGGGTCGATGAGTAAGCCACTCCTTTCCATGGAGGATGTGACCGTCGAGTTCAACAGCCATGACGGACTGCTCGATGCTTTCTCGGACGAGGATCCCGTTCGGGCCGTCGACGACGTCTCGCTCGACATCGAGGAGAACGACGTCGTGGCACTGATCGGGGAAAGCGGCTGTGGGAAATCGACACTCGGAAAGACCGCTATCGGGGCCCAGCGTCCGACCAGTGGCTCGGTGTCCTACCGTGGACAGGATATTTGGGACGCCCGCGAAGGCCGTGGAGAGGTCCGAGTGCCGTTCGAGGAGATCCGCCGCTCGCTTCAGATCATCCATCAAGACCCGGGCAGCGCGCTCAACCCGAATCAGCGCGTGCTCACGTCATTGATGTTGCCGCTCAAGCGGTGGCAGCCGGAGCTGAGCTACGAGGAACGCCAAGAGCGCATCCTCACCCTGCTCGAACACGTCGGGATGTCGCCGGCCGAGGACTTCGTCAACCGGTACCCCCACCAGCTATCGGGTGGCGAACAACAGCGCGTCGTGCTTGTCAGATCGCTTCTGGTGAATCCCGACGTCATCCTCGCCGACGAGGCGATCAGTGCACTCGACGTATCGTTGCGCGTCGAGATGATGGACATCATGTTGGAACTACAGTCCGTGTTCGACACGTCGTATCTGTTCATCTCACACGATCTCTCGAACGCCCGGTACATCGCACAGCAAGCCGACGGCCGGATCGCCGTGATGTATCTCGGTCGGATCGTCGAGGCGGGACCGGTCGACGAGATCCTCGAAAATCCACAGCATCCGTACACGAAAGTGTTGAAGTGGGCGACACCGGAACTGTATGAAGACGTCGAAGCGGACATCCCCATCAGGGAGATCGACGTTCCCGATCCGACAGATCCACCATCCGGCTGTCGGTTCCACACGCGGTGTCCGAAAGCACGGGCAGCGTGCCGGGAGTCACACCCCGAATCGTACGGGGTCGGACCCGACCACGACAGTCACTGCTTTCGGAGCGATGAGACCCACGACTACTGGGAGAGTGAACCTTTGCATGACTGAAAAACACGGACAGAGACGACGCAAAAGCGCCACACAGACGCGTTCACCCACGGAGGTAGCAATCGATGGGTGAGACAAACGAACGCGACGCTCACGCGGGACTGACAGCGTCGATTCCGGGCCGGCCGCTGTCGTGGACCATACTCGGGATCGCCACGGTGCTGATCGCCCTCGGTGCGTTCGTCACGACGGGGGAAATCAGTGGGCTTCTCGGTCTGTGGGGATTCTCGATGATCGCCATTACGCTTGTGGTGTACGCCGTCGCCGCGCTCTGGTCCGCGCTCGGATAGCAAATGACGTACCGAGCACGGCTTGAATCCGATATGACCGGATGAACGACGTCGTACGTTCGTTGTACGATGTGCCCAGATACACCGGTCGAATCGGTCGTTGCTCCTATCCGGTATTAGCGGACAGTTATGCTATGATGTGGAACCATCGGTTAGGGCGGGGTGGCGTTGGGATCTTCGACCGCTTGTGCCCATGCTTGGAGCCACCCACGAAGCCCGCTGTCGGGTACCGAGAGTGAGTGGGTGTTTTCCGAAAGCGAGGGATAGCCGCCAACCTCGTCAGGGTGACCGACCCAGTAATCGTACGGCGAGTCGAGGCGGTCGTTGCCCGCTCGGTCAGTGATCTCACTAACGATCCGCTGGTCGTTGGCGGTTCGGTCAGCTGGCCGTGCGCCAGCGGTTCCGAGGTTGTGGCTCTCGACCGCATCGGACGAAAGCGCAGTCAACCCGTCTGGCCAGAGTGGTTTTGAGCCGGTGGTTTCGCCCTCGACAAACGAAACATCCGAATCGATGGGCGGATCAGCCGTGATGTTGTCTTCGCTGTACACTGTGCCACTACCTTCGACGATCGATTCACCTGTAGCCGTCACACCGGTGTATTTGTTCCCGACCCACGTCGTTTCGGCCGAGCTGTCAGTGTTAGACGCCTCATCGAAGAAATAACAGAAATTGTTGACGACGACGGTCCGTGTGTCGCTTTTGAGCCGTGGAATCCGATTGCGGGCTTTCGCCCACACGTTGCCGAGCAAGGTGACGTGGTCGGCTCCATCACCGATCAGCGTACAGTAATTGTGGTCGGAGCCGTCTCCGTACGGATCATACAACCCCTCGTAGATCAGGTTGTTCGAATACGTCGTTCTGTCAGTATCGTAGCCGACAGACATGCATTCGTCGACCCCCCACGAGGCCGTGCAGTGATCGATGACGTTGTTTTGGGTGTCGTCTTGGGTGTTGATCGCGTCGTTACCCTGAATATTTCCGTCTGAGCCTGGCCCGATCCGCGAGCGAACGTGTTGGACGACGCAGTTGTTGGCGTCGATCTGCACCATCCCTTTGATGAACGTGATGCCCGGCGAGGGTGCGGTCTGGCCCGCCACCCAACAGTTGTCTTCCGTGATCGCCAACGATTCCCCCCCAAGATCGATCGTCCCACTGGTCTCGAAGACGACTACTCGCGATCCGCTCGCCGTGAACGCCGCTTCGACGGCCTCCCGCGTCGGCTCGGTGATCGTGTACACGTCCACACCATCCTCAAGCCACGGTCCCATCGTGGCAAAGCCGTCTCCCCCCTGAAAGGACGACTGACTGAACGGTTCATACCCACGGTTCTCTGTCGCCGTGGCTGTCCCACCGAGAACGGTGGCTCCGATACTCCCAACCGCGACCGCACGTAAAAACGTGCGTCTGTTATGTGCCATTAATAGACACCAGTATAGTAATATACGACATGTATAATAAATTTATCTCAATAAGAAATACCATTGTATAGTTAGAAAAAGCATACGCCGTCGGACATCCCGGCAGGTGCAGTCGGGTTCCCATCTACCGAACGATTACAGACGTACTATTGTAACGATCTGACGATCACCGCCTATTGTCCGCTTCATATTTACGGAATTTTTTATTACACAGGGTGAAGCGCGGGGTACAGCCGGGCTATAGCTGCATACCGACTGATTCGCTACGGACAAACGGGAATCACATCCGAATCGTCGTTTCCGTCCGGAGATCAGGGGTATGGAGCTTCATACCGGGCGATTACGGTACGATCGTTCCCACACTAGGAACGGTCGGCTGAGAATGCCACTGCTCGCATGGGAGAGCGCGGATCAGTCGAACGCGGGGATGACCTCCTCACCGAATAGCCGGAGTTGGTCTTCGACCAGTTCGGGCGGCATCCCGGAATGATGGAAGCGAAGCGCGAGCTGGTTCAACGAGAATCGGTTTTGCATCGCCTCGATCTGCTCGATGATCTGCTCGGGTGTGCCGTAGATGAATCGATCGTCCGCGAGCTGGGAGAAGTCCGCGACGGAATCGGCAGTCATCAGCGGGTGAGAGAATTCACCGCCGTACTCGTCGCGGTAGGTGCGGTGAAGATACTCCTTTCGTTCCATCACCTCAGCTTCGGTCTCACCGATGACGGCCTCACGCATCAGGGGATGGTCCATCGAGGACCACTCCTGATCGGTCGATTCGATGTGCTCGCGCTGTTTGTCCTTGCGTTGCTCGACCGCATCGAGGTCCGCGACCACACCGGGCACCCACGCATCGCTGAACGAGACCGAACGAGCGAGCTGCTTGTCGCCCCAGCCACCGACCCACAACGAAGGCCGAGGCTCTTGAACGGTCCGGGGGAGTGGCTGCCAGTCTTCGACCTCGAAGAACGGACACGAAAAGGAGATCGGTTCCTCGGAGGTGAGGAACTCGTCCAGGAACTGTAATCCCTCTATCATCCGTCCGGCACGATCGGACATCGGAACTCCGAACGCCTCGAACTCCTTTTCCACGTAACCAAGTCCCACGCCGAGCGTGAGTCGACCATTCGAGATATTGTCCACCATCGCCGCTCGTTGGGCGACGTGCAACGGATGGTACAGCGGCAAGATGAGCACTGACGTGACGAGTTCGAGCGATTCGGTGCCCTCGGCGATGCTCGTCAGCCGTACCAGCGGAGACGGCCAGTAGTTGTCACCCTCCGTCGCTTGGTGGTCGTTGACCCAGCACGTTTGGAAACCGAGATCCTCGGCTAACTGACACTGCTCGACGACACCGTCCCAGGTGTCGCCACCCTCGATCGGGAAAAAGCCGAACTTCATAGCGATCGATGTGATCTCCGTGTGACGTCTACTTACGTCTTATGTTCACAGGCCCGAAAGAACAACGACCGAACGGGCTCGATCTTCCCAACAGGGGAACAGCATTATATAGATAGAGTACATGTGAGATATTATGACGGTACGGAAAGACGATTATTCGGGACGAACGATCCGATCGGTGACGATCGCGTTCAACATCATCGAAGTGCTGCAAGAGCGAAATCACGTCGGTGTGACGGCGTTGGCCGATGAACTCGGCCATTCGAAAAGCACGATTTACAGCCATCTGCAGACGCTCTGTGAGCGTAACATCCTCGTCCAAGAGGACGACGGCTACCGGTTGAGCCTCCGACTCCTCGATATGGCAAACAGCGTTCGAGAACAGATCGGCAACTACGAGGTCATCACGAGTGAAGTCGATAAGCTCGCCGAGGAGACCGGTGAGATCGCTCAGTTCGGGATCGAAGAACACGGGATGACCAGTTATCTCTACAAGGCAACTGGGGAGCAGGCAGTTGAGACGCGCTCACGGGTCGGTATTCAACAACCGATGTATTCGACATCGCTGGGCAAGACGATTCTGGCGTTCATGCCCGCGTCTCGGACGGAAGAGATCGTCGAATCGACGGAGTATACGAGCTTCACATCTCGGACCGTCACGGGACCCAAGGAGTTGTACGAGCAACTCGACGTGATCGCAAAGCGGGGCTATGGGATCGACGACGAGGAGAATATCGAGGGGCTACGGTGTGTGGCCGCACCGGTCAAACGGGGAGATACCGTGTTGGGAGCCATCAGCACCACTGGACCGTCAAGCCGGTTTACCGACGAACGCATCCACGAGGAGTTGGCCGAGCACGTCAAACGAGCCGCAAACGTCATCGAACTCAACACCAAGTTCTCGTGAACCGCGCGGCCGTCGGGATATGGATTGCACCACCCATTGATTTAATAGCTGAACCGTATAGAAATCGGTATGGACGTATTGATGACCGGAGCGTACGGTCGGTGTGGAACCGCCGTTATCGATCACCTTCACGACGGAGCGGGGTACGACTTCACGTATCTCAACCGATCGGATCGGCCCGACGGCCATCCGTACGGGGATTACGAGACGATCGTTGCTGACGTGGCCGACCGTGACGCGCTCGTATCGGCCGCGGACGGACGGGACGCGATGGTCCACATGGCGGCCTACCCGTTTACTGACGGTGGCTGGGATGAGGTGTTCGAACCGAACATCATCGGCATGTACAACGCGCTAGAGGCAGCCAGAACACGGCAGCTCGAGTCGTTCGTGTTCATCTCCTCGAACCACGCTGTCGGCATGTACGAACAGGAGTTCGCGCCGGAGATTTACGCTACCGAATTCGATCTCACCGTCGATCATACTGATCCGGTTAGACCGGATTCGTTCTACGGCGTCTCGAAATGTTTCGGCGAGGCGCTCGGGCGCTACTACGTCGAAAATTACGAGTATCCCCGACGGTTCTACGCGCTTCGTGTCGGAACCGTCAACATGCCGCCGTACGACCATCCGTACGGGGATGCCGAGCAAGGCGTCGCCGACGGAGCGTTCGAACGTGACAGTGCCGAGTACGATCGGGCGGTCACCCGGATGAAAGCGCTCTGGCAGTCAAGGCGGGATTTCGCCCATCAGGTGGACTGCTGCCTCCAGAACGAGACGGTCGAATACGGGACCTTCTACGGTGTCAGCGACAACCGGCGTCGATGGTTCGATATCGAACACGCACGGGACCAGATCGGGTATGATCCACAGGACGACGGCGAACGGTGGAACGGTCCCCCTGAGTGAGAGCTGATCACTCGACGGCGCGAGCTTTCGCGCGCAGCCAGGCCCGGGTGCCACCTTGAGGAATCGTCAGGCGGTGTGTGACGACCTCGAGCTCGGGATAGCCACCGACCTCCGTCTGGCTATCGATGTACGATCCTCCTTCCGTTCGGAGCTGTTCGAGCACGCGCTCATCGGCAGCGGTCCGGTCGGCTGGCCGGGCACCGGCATTTGTGAGGTTGTGCTCGACAACGTTCTCTGACCCGACGGTTTCGAGCGCCGTCGGCCACAAGGGCCGAGTATCGAGCTGTGTGATTCCCTCGCTGGTTGTGGGGGTGGTGGCGACGTTGTCATCAAGTGCGGCCGCTCCCTCACCGAAGACGGCCAGCTGGTCGCTGACCGGTCGCCGGAAGACGTTGCTCTCGATGCTCGCCTCGGTGTCCGGATCCATCCAGACGCCGTCGTTGTAGTGATAGATCACGTTGTTCGCCACGACGGTTCGGGTGCCTTGCTTGAGCCGCGGATTGCGGTCGTAGTTGTGCGCCCAGACGTTCCCGGCGAGCGTGACGTTCGACGCGCCGTTACCGATCAACGATCCGTATCCGTGGTCGCCCTTGTGGTGGGTGGCGTCCTGAAGTGGTTCGGCAATCAGGCAGTTCGACACCGTCGTGTTCACCGTGTCATACCCCACCGAGAGGTTCTCATCGACTGCCCACGTCGTCGTACAGTGATCGATGACGTTGTTCTGGGTACCGTCACCGGTTCTGATTCCGTCGGGTTCCCAATCGCTTTCCTCCGTCAGGTTCGCGTCGCCCGGTCGAACGCGGAGATGTTGGATCACACAGTCGTCCGCGTCGATCCAGAGATCTCCCTGAACGAGTGTAATTCCCGGTGACGGTGCCGTCTGTCCGGCGAGATACAGCTCGTCGCTGGAGACGGTCAGGCGTTGTTTCCCGAGATCGACGGTCCCACTGGTTTCGAACACGACCAGCCGTGGCCCGTCGATCCCGACGGCGGCCGCCAGTTGTCGTCGATTGGGTTCAGTTACCGGGATAATGGGCGTGTCGTCATCCAACCACGGGGCTGGGACGGCAAACCCATCGGCAAAGTCGACTCGAGAAGCGCTGTCCGGGCCGCCACCGTTCGATCCGCCGTTCGACTGACTTGGCGTGCCGACCGTTTCCGAGGATCCGACCGTGCGGTCGCCGTTCTCGGTTTCGACGACCGCACGATACTCGTAGTACCGTCTGCTCGTGAGGTCCGTGAGACGGACGTCAAACGTTCCTGGCTCCGTGCGCGTTTGGGCGGCTGTCGCCGTCCACGCCGCGCTTGGTACCTCACGGTATTCGACGTAACAGCTCGCCGCGTCGGCTCCCCCCAAATCGGTCAGTTCGCCGCGGAGCGTGGCCTTCCTGGCCGTGACATCGGTCGCATCGCCCGTCGTGACGAACGGAACGCCCTCCTCAGTTTCGACGCTGCCGGTCACTGAAACGTCACCGACGTCCCGGTTGGTGTCGGGATCGATACCCGAGAGATCCCGCAGTCGGGCCGTACAGCGCACGCCGACGTTGTGGCTCGTGACCGGTAATCCGACGAGCGCGCTGTCGCTCAGTTCGACGCCGTCGAGGCGCGCGATCGTCGTCCAGTCCGTCCCGTCGTCAGAGCCGTACGCCTCGAAAACGTCACCCTGTCGACGCAGGCGCAGCCACTCCGCCTGAAGGCTTCCTCCGTCGAGTTCGCTCTCGTCTTCTCCACCCGACGTGGTGCTGATCGTCTCGCTACCGGATTCGGAGCGCCACTGGAGTGACGCTGCACCACTTGGCGTTCGTCTGAGCAGCACGTTCGGCGCTCCGGGATCCTCTGAGTTCCGGGCCATGATGCCGGTCTTGGCGTTCGGATCCGTGTTTTCGAGGGCCGTGTTGCGCACCTGGACGTCGAAATCCCCGTCTACCGTCTCGTAGTAGAAGTGAAACGCGTCTTCCGTGTTCCAGATGTCGGCCCCACCGCCACGGATCGTGATTACCGTCGCTGCCGTAGCCGTTCTGTCGAACAGCCCAACCGCTGGAGCGACAGCGCCTGCCCCGATCGATCGAAGGAACGTCCGTCTATCAAATCTCATCGTTGCGTACCGTCCGCGATATTAGGACGTTCGTTGATAAGTGTTTCTCCGACACAGAAACATCCGCCGGACGGCGCGGGGGGCACAACGTTTATCTCCCTGCCCCGGAATACCCGGACGATGACAGTACCTGACGCAGATCGGTTCGACATCCGCGAGTACGGCGCGACGGGCAACGGAGACGATCCCGAGACGGACGCGATCCAGACGGCGCTCGACGCGTGTGCCGAGGCAGGCGGGACAGTGTACGTTCCATCAGAGACGTACGTGACCGGCCCGCTTCGAGTCGGTGACGACACGACGCTGTATCTGTCACCGGGGGCGACGCTGCGCTTTGTCGGCGACTACGACACGTTTCCGACCATCGAAAGCCGCTGGGAAGGCTGGGACCAGGTCGGCTTTCATCCCTGCCTGTTCGTTGAGGACGCCCAGAACGTTTCGATCACCGGACGCGGCACGATCGACGGCAACGGCGCGTACTGGTGGTCATTTTATGAGACACCGATGTCGGAACGGCCTGAGGGACTACAGGAACGGTTGGCCGAATTCGAGCGTCGAAACGAGAAGGGAGACGACGTCAGCAGTTTTACCCACCGGCCGCCGTTGTGCCAGATCGCACACTCGGAAAACGTCACAGTGTCCGGGGTTACGCTGTGTAACTCGCCGTTCTGGAACACCCACGTTGTCTACTCCGAGAACGTGACGCTCCACGACGTCACCGTCAAGAACCCGGCAGACGCACCCAACGGCGATGGGATCGACATCGATTCCTCGCAGTGCGTGCGGATCAGCGACACGTACATCAACGCGGGCGACGACGCGATCTGCATCAAATCCGGGAAAAACGCCGAAGGACGTGCGGTCGGAGAGCCGGCTTCGGAGATCACCGTCACGAACTGCACTGTCGAATCCGGTCACGGCGGCGTCGTTATCGGTAGCGAGATGTCCGGCGACGTTCGAGATGTCGTGGTTTCGAACTGTACGTTCACGGACACCGATCGTGGCGTGCGAATCAAGACCCAACGGGACCGTGGCGGCGTCGTCGAGGATCTCCGATTCGACACCATTCTCATGCGACGGGTCGCGTGTCCGTTCGTCATCAACGGCTACTACTTCACCCCGCTGGACAGCGATCCACAGCCGATCACCGAGGGAACGCCGATGGTTCGGAACGTCTCGTTTCGATCGATCACCGCGCGCAACGTCGAAACAGCCGGCTTTCTTGCCGGGCTTCCCGAACAGCATTTCGAGGGTATCTCCTTTGCCGACGTTCGGATCGACGCCACCCGCGATCTCGACGCAACGGAACTCGATCCAGCGATGGCCGACGGCTACGAGCAACGCCACGGGCTGTTTTGTACGTCGATCGAAGATGTCGCCTTTCGGGACGTACAGATCCAGACGGCGGACGGTCCCGCAATGCGGTTCGAAGAAACCGACGACGTGCGGATCGACGGGCTCGTGGCCGAAACGGAGGGCGCGCCCGCCGTCTCGTTGCACGACGTCACGAGGACTCGGCTCCGTGGCTGTTGTGCTCCCTCGGACGGGGCGTTTTTGCGAGCGAACGGATCGGACACACGGACGATCTCGATGACAGGATGTCACGGCTCGATGGCCGACGCCGTCGTGGTAGACCCCGACAGCGATGCGACGGTCGAACGCTCCTGACGAAGACCGGAGCTGTTCGAGCAAAACAATTATAGGTGATTTGCATGTATGCGTGACTACGACATGGACGACTCAGCCAACGATCTGCGCGTCGGACTCGTCGGACTCGGAAGTCTCGGCATCCGGCTCGGACGTCAGTTCGAGGACGTATCGGATGCCGAGCTGGTCGCAGTAGCCGACGTCGACGAGGAGAACCTCGCCGAGGCAGCCGCCGAATTCGACGCGGTGACCGGTCAGTACACTCGTTACGAGACGATGATCGAGGAAGCGTCGCTCGACGCGGTGGCGATCGCCACGCCCAACGGACTTCACTACGAGCAGACGGTCGCCGCACTGGAGCACGATCTCCACGTGCTGTGTGAAAAGCCCCTTGCGACGACCGTCGAGGACGCCCGGGATCTCTACCAGCGCGATCAACAGACCGACCGAGTGGTGATGCTCGGCTACCAGCGGCATCTGAATCCCGCGTTCATTCGAGCACACGAGCGGTGGGCAGCCGGTGACGCTGAACCGACGTTCATCACCGGAGAGATCACCCACGACTGGCGTTCCTACTACGAAACCATGGATGACTGGCGGATGGATCCGAAACTGAGTGGCGGCGGCCACCTCCTGAACGTCGGTTCGCACATTATCGACGCGATCCTCTGGGTGACTGGTCTCGAACCGACGCGCGTCGACGCCACCGTCGTGTTCCACGATGATGATCAGGTGTTTGACACCCAGTCATCGATCACCATCGAGTTCGACAACGGCGCGGTCGCCAACGTCTCCGATACGGGTATCGTGGCGTGCACCCGTGAACACATCCATATCTGGGATGACGATGGAGCCGTGTATCTCGAAGGCCGGGATTGGAACGAACGCACTGGCTACACGATCGACGCCGAGGGCACCGAGCACGACCGCTCACTGGACTACCACGGCCGACAGACCAAAGCCGACGCGTTCGCCGAGGCAATCCACGACGGGACGACACCTCCCATCACGGTTCGGGACGCCTTCGAGACGACAGTCGTCACGATGGCAGCCTACGAATCGGGCCGCACCGGCGAACGGATCGATCTCACCGGTCGGTTTTCGCTGGCCGAGGAACGCTGATCAGTCCGGCTGAACCACCAACGTTTATTCCGATCGCCAGCCACCGTCTAACGGATGGAATCGTTCGAATCCGACGACGGACACGTGATCGTCCGTCTCGACCGCGGTGACAAGGCGCTCGAATCGATCGAGCGCGCCTGCACGGAACACGACATCGACACCGGTGCCGTCGTCACCGGTATCGGAACGTTCAGCACGTTACACATCCATTACGTCGACCGAACGGAACTGCCTGACGATCAGGCGGACCGCAACGTCGATCTCGAACTACAGGGTGCGTGGGAAGTCACTGACATCAACGGCATCATCGCGGACGGCGAGCCACACCTCCACGTAACTGCCTTCGACGGCGAACGAACCGTCGGTGGACACCTCGAAGCGGGCTGTGAGATCAACGTACTCGGCGAGGTGACGATCCGGAAGTTACCCGGACTGTCGCTCGAACGGCAGCCCGATGAGCGCGATGTGTCGCGGCTCACACGACGATAACGGTTATCGTCGCCACCAGATGACGCCATAACAGCTCAGTCCGACGAGCACCAGCCCACTCCCCCAGGCACCGAAGATCGCTGCCCAGACGCCCTCGTTGGCTCCCACATCGAGGAGCCACCCGGAGACAAACAACAACACGCCCGCTATCGCGACTTTCAACAGAACGGAGTCATCGATGGAGTTGATCACCGTCTGAAGCAGAGACGCCGGTTCCTGGCCTACATCTTGTGTGGAACTCATTACCACATTTATTTCGTTTCATCGTATAAATCTATTGGGGTTCTCCGATCGACTTCGGTGCTCGCATCGGAGCCCGTACACAGTCAGTGACGAGCGACTACCGTCGAAGGTGAACGAGACCAACCAGTCGATTCAATAGTGAAACTCGGTCCACGGACCGTCGATGAACGGGTACGATTCGAGGACACTGAGGTCGACATCGACACCGAGTCCCGGAGCATCCGGAACGGTCATGCGCCCGTTCTCGATGACTGGCTGCCCCTCG is part of the Halocatena salina genome and encodes:
- a CDS encoding ABC transporter ATP-binding protein; the protein is MSKPLLSMEDVTVEFNSHDGLLDAFSDEDPVRAVDDVSLDIEENDVVALIGESGCGKSTLGKTAIGAQRPTSGSVSYRGQDIWDAREGRGEVRVPFEEIRRSLQIIHQDPGSALNPNQRVLTSLMLPLKRWQPELSYEERQERILTLLEHVGMSPAEDFVNRYPHQLSGGEQQRVVLVRSLLVNPDVILADEAISALDVSLRVEMMDIMLELQSVFDTSYLFISHDLSNARYIAQQADGRIAVMYLGRIVEAGPVDEILENPQHPYTKVLKWATPELYEDVEADIPIREIDVPDPTDPPSGCRFHTRCPKARAACRESHPESYGVGPDHDSHCFRSDETHDYWESEPLHD
- a CDS encoding LLM class flavin-dependent oxidoreductase encodes the protein MKFGFFPIEGGDTWDGVVEQCQLAEDLGFQTCWVNDHQATEGDNYWPSPLVRLTSIAEGTESLELVTSVLILPLYHPLHVAQRAAMVDNISNGRLTLGVGLGYVEKEFEAFGVPMSDRAGRMIEGLQFLDEFLTSEEPISFSCPFFEVEDWQPLPRTVQEPRPSLWVGGWGDKQLARSVSFSDAWVPGVVADLDAVEQRKDKQREHIESTDQEWSSMDHPLMREAVIGETEAEVMERKEYLHRTYRDEYGGEFSHPLMTADSVADFSQLADDRFIYGTPEQIIEQIEAMQNRFSLNQLALRFHHSGMPPELVEDQLRLFGEEVIPAFD
- a CDS encoding IclR family transcriptional regulator translates to MTVRKDDYSGRTIRSVTIAFNIIEVLQERNHVGVTALADELGHSKSTIYSHLQTLCERNILVQEDDGYRLSLRLLDMANSVREQIGNYEVITSEVDKLAEETGEIAQFGIEEHGMTSYLYKATGEQAVETRSRVGIQQPMYSTSLGKTILAFMPASRTEEIVESTEYTSFTSRTVTGPKELYEQLDVIAKRGYGIDDEENIEGLRCVAAPVKRGDTVLGAISTTGPSSRFTDERIHEELAEHVKRAANVIELNTKFS
- a CDS encoding ABC transporter ATP-binding protein, whose amino-acid sequence is MTDDVAIEIRDLDVTFGVERGESNVVRSVDFDVYREETLGIVGESGSGKSMVALSLLDAIPEPGTVSGEVTYYPETGDPVSVLDLDPEELRRFRWEQVAMVFQGAMTSFNPVLSIREHFRETLQDHGYDVPEGMERGREILEQLYLDPDRVLDSHPHELSGGMQQRTLIALSLLLEPEVLLLDEPTAALDLLMQRSIIDLLREIRATFDLTLVFITHDLPLLTKIADRMAVMYAFDFVEVAETDQLLYHSAHPYTRALLSTTPDLTTPPGEIRTIEGNKPDPVEYISGCSYHPRCPMDEEKCHSVEPGLTTVGPEHEASCHYHGDVADNVPIRNKPRGGVDE
- a CDS encoding pectate lyase family protein, whose amino-acid sequence is MAHNRRTFLRAVAVGSIGATVLGGTATATENRGYEPFSQSSFQGGDGFATMGPWLEDGVDVYTITEPTREAVEAAFTASGSRVVVFETSGTIDLGGESLAITEDNCWVAGQTAPSPGITFIKGMVQIDANNCVVQHVRSRIGPGSDGNIQGNDAINTQDDTQNNVIDHCTASWGVDECMSVGYDTDRTTYSNNLIYEGLYDPYGDGSDHNYCTLIGDGADHVTLLGNVWAKARNRIPRLKSDTRTVVVNNFCYFFDEASNTDSSAETTWVGNKYTGVTATGESIVEGSGTVYSEDNITADPPIDSDVSFVEGETTGSKPLWPDGLTALSSDAVESHNLGTAGARPADRTANDQRIVSEITDRAGNDRLDSPYDYWVGHPDEVGGYPSLSENTHSLSVPDSGLRGWLQAWAQAVEDPNATPP
- a CDS encoding NAD-dependent epimerase/dehydratase family protein, with the protein product MDVLMTGAYGRCGTAVIDHLHDGAGYDFTYLNRSDRPDGHPYGDYETIVADVADRDALVSAADGRDAMVHMAAYPFTDGGWDEVFEPNIIGMYNALEAARTRQLESFVFISSNHAVGMYEQEFAPEIYATEFDLTVDHTDPVRPDSFYGVSKCFGEALGRYYVENYEYPRRFYALRVGTVNMPPYDHPYGDAEQGVADGAFERDSAEYDRAVTRMKALWQSRRDFAHQVDCCLQNETVEYGTFYGVSDNRRRWFDIEHARDQIGYDPQDDGERWNGPPE